The DNA region GCCTTTTTATTAACATTGCGGCGGCCTACGCCGAAAGTTTGGGGGCAAAATATATAATAACTGGATTTAATGCCGAAGAAGCTCAAACCTTTAGCGATAACTCTAGGGAATTTGTGGAAGCCAGTAACTTGGCCTTAAGCTATAGTACTTTAAATAAGGTGGAAGTGGTAAGCTTTACGCAAAATCTTGAAAAGGCCGAAATCTACCGCTTAGGTATTGAACTTAAAGCACCGCTGGACCTTGTGTGGAGCTGTTATTATGGTGGAGAGGAAATGTGTGGGAAATGTGAAAGCTGTCTACGCTTAATCCGGGCTCGAGGAGGAAAGTAGATGTTTACCCGCTTTATCGACCAAAAAATTGATTACGACGGATCGCAGTTAAGACCGCATTTTATTTATGAAAATTTTGGGCTAATTGGCGATGCCATCATTGCTTTTCGCGGTAAGGCCAGTGTGTTGGACCATCTGGTGGATTTAGAAGATAAAAAGAAAGAGGCTTTTATTTACAGTGAAGATATGCTCCACTTTATTGTGGAACATTTTGATTTAGATTTAGAAAAAGCCGTTTTAAGGCAAAGGCTGTTAATAGCCATTATTAAAGAAACCCTTGAAGTTTTTATCGATAAACCAATTGTGCGTATGGGCGATGATTTATTTATCGATGACCGCAAGCTTTCCGTATCCATTGCTACCAAATCTCTGGTTTCTACCTTAATTCATACTGGTATTAATGTAAAAAGCGACAATGCCCCGGTAGCAGCAATTGGCCTTAAAGATTTAGGTCTGGAAAATCGGGTAGAATATCTGGGCCGCTTTATTGTACAACGTTACGGCATGGAAATGGAATCGATAAATTTAGCCAAAGCTAAAGTAAGAGGAGTTTTTTAAAATGAAGTTAGGTGAATCCATGGCAAGCATCGTAGAAATCTTTCCGTCTATCCAGGGAGAAGGATTATCTGTAGGGGTTTCCACTCTATTTATTCGCTTTTCCGGATGTAACTTAAATTGTTCT from Carboxydothermus pertinax includes:
- the queC gene encoding 7-cyano-7-deazaguanine synthase QueC, with the protein product MEKAIVLLSAGLDSTVSLAYGVKTFEVILGLTINYGQKAAKKEIEHSQKILNFYGIPQEIIELPFLQKITKTSLVAECEEIPANVDLESDEATKISMAKVWVPNRNGLFINIAAAYAESLGAKYIITGFNAEEAQTFSDNSREFVEASNLALSYSTLNKVEVVSFTQNLEKAEIYRLGIELKAPLDLVWSCYYGGEEMCGKCESCLRLIRARGGK
- a CDS encoding DUF366 family protein, encoding MFTRFIDQKIDYDGSQLRPHFIYENFGLIGDAIIAFRGKASVLDHLVDLEDKKKEAFIYSEDMLHFIVEHFDLDLEKAVLRQRLLIAIIKETLEVFIDKPIVRMGDDLFIDDRKLSVSIATKSLVSTLIHTGINVKSDNAPVAAIGLKDLGLENRVEYLGRFIVQRYGMEMESINLAKAKVRGVF